In the Pseudanabaena sp. PCC 7367 genome, one interval contains:
- the pstC gene encoding phosphate ABC transporter permease subunit PstC: MSEPPFPPSSPIEPVLEAENSPIANLSSNRGERVWLDQGFTGLVWFFAFLSVAVLVYITAVVYEGAQPAIAKFGLGFLWSREWNVPELQFGALPFIYGTLVTSALALLFAVPLGVSVAIVTSEDFLPEWVRSPIGFAVELIAAIPSVIVGLWGIFVMIPALLPFQVWLFNHLSWIPFFKGDCFSYPDETGAMVQDCYEPAGRSLLVAGIILTIMILPTVAAVSREVLRAIPKTLRSASMSLGATRWETIWRVILPTSASGIVGASILALGRALGETMAVTMVIGNTAQITESLLSPGYTIPAVLANEFAEALDDAHVGALMYLALVLFVVTLVVNLIATFVVKLVATGVGDGD; this comes from the coding sequence ATAGCCCGATCGCAAATTTGAGCAGCAATCGCGGTGAGCGAGTCTGGCTGGATCAGGGATTTACTGGTCTGGTCTGGTTCTTTGCTTTTCTGTCTGTCGCCGTACTGGTTTATATCACTGCGGTAGTTTATGAAGGGGCACAGCCCGCGATCGCTAAATTTGGCCTGGGTTTCCTGTGGAGCCGAGAATGGAATGTCCCAGAATTACAATTTGGGGCTCTGCCATTTATCTATGGCACCCTGGTTACCTCTGCTTTGGCACTCTTGTTTGCAGTGCCGCTGGGTGTTTCGGTGGCGATCGTGACCAGTGAGGATTTTTTACCAGAATGGGTAAGGTCGCCAATTGGTTTTGCGGTTGAGTTGATCGCGGCGATCCCCAGTGTGATTGTGGGTTTATGGGGCATTTTTGTAATGATTCCAGCATTGTTGCCTTTTCAGGTGTGGCTGTTTAATCACTTAAGCTGGATTCCTTTCTTTAAGGGCGATTGCTTTAGCTACCCCGATGAAACAGGTGCAATGGTTCAAGATTGCTACGAACCGGCGGGGCGATCGCTTCTGGTGGCAGGAATTATTCTTACAATTATGATTCTGCCCACGGTGGCCGCCGTCAGCCGTGAAGTTTTACGGGCGATCCCCAAAACCCTGCGCAGTGCTTCGATGTCATTGGGGGCAACTCGCTGGGAAACAATCTGGCGTGTAATATTACCAACCAGTGCGTCAGGAATTGTGGGTGCTTCGATTCTGGCATTGGGTCGGGCACTGGGCGAAACCATGGCGGTGACAATGGTGATTGGTAACACTGCCCAAATTACCGAATCGCTGCTGTCACCTGGCTATACAATTCCAGCGGTATTGGCCAACGAGTTTGCGGAAGCCCTCGATGATGCCCATGTGGGTGCTTTGATGTATTTGGCACTGGTTTTGTTTGTGGTGACGCTGGTGGTGAATTTAATCGCCACTTTTGTAGTTAAGCTGGTGGCCACTGGTGTAGGGGATGGGGATTAG
- the pstA gene encoding phosphate ABC transporter permease PstA, translated as MTASQFPNQENITDLDLTDDCLDRPLSWQRTAFSYVNTTIAFLFSILAVIPLASLLFEILRRGAAGLNWDIFVHTPAPVGTGDPTGFINAIVGTMVMVAIAAIISVPIGILTGVFLAEFGRGSRLGEFIRFTTVVLSSIPSIIAGVFAYRIIVRGSISLFGFTIAGFSALAGGVALGVIMLPIVALTTTEALKLVPNSYRLGSAGLGAGRFQTIFRIVIPNALPAITTGILLAVARAAGETAPLIFTALSSQFWADWSSPPDWFNNNPNPSLSVYIYEFSTSSFKEENQLAWTAAVVLVALVLVINILARLITRKRTRS; from the coding sequence ATGACTGCCAGCCAGTTTCCCAACCAGGAAAATATCACCGATTTAGATCTTACTGATGATTGTTTAGATCGCCCTTTGTCCTGGCAGCGCACCGCGTTTAGCTATGTCAACACCACGATCGCTTTTTTATTCTCCATCCTGGCCGTGATTCCCCTGGCATCGCTATTATTTGAAATTTTGCGACGGGGAGCAGCGGGACTAAACTGGGATATTTTTGTGCACACTCCCGCTCCCGTGGGCACTGGCGATCCCACCGGGTTCATCAATGCGATCGTTGGCACGATGGTGATGGTGGCGATCGCGGCAATTATTAGCGTGCCGATCGGTATACTAACTGGCGTATTCCTGGCAGAATTTGGCCGTGGTTCCAGGTTAGGCGAATTTATCCGCTTTACCACTGTGGTACTAAGTAGTATCCCTTCGATTATTGCTGGCGTATTTGCCTATCGGATCATTGTGCGCGGCTCGATCAGCCTATTTGGTTTTACGATCGCTGGATTTTCTGCCCTGGCTGGTGGCGTGGCGCTAGGCGTAATCATGCTGCCGATCGTGGCATTGACCACTACTGAGGCGCTTAAACTAGTTCCCAATTCCTATCGCCTGGGCTCGGCTGGCTTAGGTGCGGGAAGATTTCAAACTATTTTTCGGATTGTGATCCCCAATGCCCTACCAGCGATCACCACGGGGATTTTGCTAGCGGTGGCGCGTGCTGCCGGTGAAACCGCACCCTTAATTTTCACTGCCCTATCCAGTCAGTTTTGGGCCGATTGGAGCAGTCCCCCAGATTGGTTCAACAACAATCCCAATCCTTCTTTGTCGGTTTACATCTATGAATTTTCTACCTCTTCGTTCAAGGAAGAAAACCAGCTAGCTTGGACTGCTGCCGTTGTCTTAGTAGCATTAGTATTAGTCATCAATATTCTCGCGCGCCTGATTACCCGTAAACGCACCAGGAGTTAA
- the pstB gene encoding phosphate ABC transporter ATP-binding protein PstB, which produces MPAIAASDVSFYYGKKKVLEAVDMEILPNQVTAMIGPSGCGKSTFLKAINRIGELEGKVKVTGRIKFFGQDIYAKTVNLNRLRRQIGMVFQRPNPFPSSIYDNAAYGVRVFGGKRKAELDQIVEHSLRSAVLWDEVKDDLKKSALGLSGGQQQRLCIARALAVNPKVLLMDEPCSALDPISTMKIEELIHSLRGQLTIVIVTHNMQQASRVSDYTAFFNTDESRIGRVVEFATTGNLFSDPQQKETRDYVTGRFG; this is translated from the coding sequence ATGCCGGCGATCGCGGCCAGTGATGTCAGCTTCTACTATGGCAAAAAGAAAGTGCTAGAGGCAGTTGATATGGAAATTTTGCCCAATCAGGTCACGGCTATGATCGGCCCATCTGGTTGTGGTAAGTCTACTTTTTTGAAGGCGATCAATCGAATTGGTGAACTTGAGGGTAAGGTCAAGGTTACAGGCAGGATCAAATTTTTTGGTCAGGATATCTATGCCAAAACGGTGAATTTAAATCGCCTAAGGCGGCAGATCGGCATGGTGTTCCAACGCCCTAATCCTTTCCCCAGTAGTATTTATGACAATGCGGCCTATGGGGTGCGGGTGTTTGGCGGCAAGCGCAAGGCAGAACTAGACCAGATTGTCGAGCATTCATTGCGATCGGCGGTGTTGTGGGATGAGGTAAAAGACGATCTCAAAAAATCGGCGCTAGGTCTATCCGGTGGCCAGCAGCAGCGGCTATGTATTGCCAGGGCGTTGGCGGTGAATCCAAAGGTGTTGCTGATGGATGAGCCATGCTCGGCGCTTGATCCAATTTCCACGATGAAGATCGAGGAGTTGATCCATAGCCTACGTGGCCAGTTGACGATCGTGATTGTTACCCACAATATGCAACAGGCTTCGCGGGTATCTGACTATACTGCTTTTTTCAATACCGATGAGAGCCGGATTGGGCGAGTAGTTGAATTTGCCACCACGGGAAATCTATTTAGCGATCCCCAGCAAAAGGAAACCAGGGATTATGTGACTGGACGGTTTGGTTAA